One part of the Leucobacter triazinivorans genome encodes these proteins:
- a CDS encoding DUF885 domain-containing protein — MNVERRQTAVDRIAEAWVDALVAHDPTVGTYIGRPSSGLADYSPAGAEGVAEARRSVLAELAAAPPADEVDAVTRADLASELRLSLAQHESGEHLRDLNVIESPPQQMRDVFDLMRTESAADWELVAARLREIPGALAGYRESLSEGASRGLTPAVRQVVEVAAQSRRTAGSPEEPGFFGRLASTSGVPAPLALELAAAAAAASSAYADLADFLEREIAPTASSEDAFGRERYELASEGFLGARIDLDETYEWGLEELARMTEEQERAAAEIVGGVPRPGIVAEAVAALERDPGRRLHGTEALRRWMQETSDRAVAELGETQFEISHQIRALECRIAPTQEGGIYYTGPSDDFSRPGRMWWSVPEGVTEFDTWRELTTVYHEGVPGHHLQIGQAVVNRGTLNEWRRQLAGTSGHAEGWALYAERLMEQLGYLEDPADRLGMLDGQRMRAARVVLDIGVHLGKTRPDGAGVWDGDFAFSFMRDNVNMNDGFVRFEVLRYLGWAGQAPSYKVGQRIWEALRDEARERAEAAGSDFDVRAFHRDALAIGGVRLDTLQAALRGEL, encoded by the coding sequence ATGAACGTGGAGCGCAGGCAGACCGCCGTCGATCGCATCGCAGAGGCCTGGGTGGACGCCCTCGTCGCGCACGACCCCACGGTCGGCACGTACATCGGCAGGCCGAGCTCGGGGCTCGCGGACTATTCGCCGGCAGGCGCCGAAGGCGTCGCCGAGGCGCGACGAAGCGTTCTCGCCGAGCTTGCGGCCGCGCCGCCCGCCGATGAGGTCGACGCGGTGACCCGCGCCGATCTCGCATCGGAGCTGCGGCTGTCGCTCGCCCAGCACGAATCGGGCGAGCACCTGCGCGATCTCAACGTCATCGAGTCGCCCCCGCAGCAGATGCGCGACGTCTTCGACCTGATGCGCACCGAGTCCGCCGCCGATTGGGAACTCGTTGCGGCACGCCTGCGGGAGATTCCCGGGGCGCTCGCGGGGTATCGCGAGAGCCTGTCCGAGGGGGCGTCGCGCGGGCTGACCCCCGCCGTGCGGCAGGTCGTCGAAGTCGCGGCGCAGTCGCGGCGCACGGCGGGCTCCCCCGAGGAGCCCGGCTTCTTCGGCCGGCTCGCGTCGACCTCCGGTGTGCCGGCCCCCCTCGCGCTGGAACTCGCGGCCGCGGCCGCGGCGGCCTCGAGCGCCTACGCCGACCTGGCCGATTTCCTCGAACGCGAGATCGCGCCCACGGCGAGCTCGGAGGACGCCTTCGGACGAGAACGCTACGAGCTCGCCTCCGAGGGGTTCCTGGGGGCCCGGATCGACCTCGACGAGACCTATGAGTGGGGCCTGGAAGAACTGGCGCGGATGACCGAGGAGCAAGAGCGCGCGGCGGCAGAGATCGTCGGGGGAGTACCCCGTCCCGGCATCGTGGCCGAGGCGGTGGCGGCGTTGGAGCGCGACCCCGGTCGTCGGCTGCACGGCACCGAAGCGCTGAGACGCTGGATGCAGGAGACGAGTGATCGTGCGGTGGCGGAACTCGGTGAGACGCAGTTCGAGATCTCCCATCAGATTCGTGCGCTGGAGTGCCGCATCGCCCCGACGCAGGAGGGCGGGATCTACTACACGGGTCCGAGCGACGACTTCTCGCGACCCGGTCGCATGTGGTGGTCAGTGCCCGAGGGGGTGACGGAGTTCGACACGTGGCGAGAGCTCACGACGGTCTACCACGAGGGTGTGCCCGGGCATCACCTGCAGATCGGCCAGGCAGTGGTGAATCGCGGAACGCTCAACGAGTGGCGACGCCAACTGGCGGGCACCTCCGGGCACGCGGAGGGGTGGGCGCTCTACGCGGAGCGACTGATGGAACAGCTCGGCTATCTCGAGGACCCCGCCGATCGGCTCGGGATGCTCGACGGGCAGCGGATGCGCGCTGCCCGGGTGGTGCTGGACATCGGGGTGCACCTGGGCAAGACCCGCCCCGATGGCGCGGGCGTCTGGGACGGCGACTTCGCGTTCTCCTTCATGCGAGACAACGTCAATATGAACGACGGATTCGTCCGCTTCGAAGTGCTGCGATACCTGGGCTGGGCCGGGCAGGCGCCCTCGTACAAGGTGGGCCAGCGCATCTGGGAGGCGCTGCGCGACGAGGCTAGGGAGCGCGCCGAGGCCGCCGGATCCGACTTCGACGTGCGCGCCTTCCACCGGGATGCGCTGGCGATCGGCGGCGTACGCCTCGACACGCTGCAGGCGGCCCTGCGCGGCGAGCTGTGA
- a CDS encoding YchJ family protein: protein MHAGEPAPTAERLMRARYSAFALGAAEYLLHSWDPATRPRSMDLDDSIVWKRLFIERAEAGGPFDAEGFVTFTAVGSTPDGRFEQRERSRFTRDDDGRWVYTDGAEP from the coding sequence ATGCACGCGGGCGAGCCGGCGCCCACGGCCGAGCGGCTCATGCGGGCCAGGTACAGTGCGTTCGCGCTGGGGGCGGCGGAGTACCTGCTGCACAGTTGGGATCCCGCCACCCGGCCGCGCTCGATGGACCTCGACGACTCGATCGTGTGGAAGCGGCTGTTCATCGAGCGCGCGGAAGCCGGCGGCCCGTTCGACGCAGAAGGCTTCGTCACCTTCACCGCGGTGGGCAGCACACCGGACGGGCGGTTCGAGCAGCGCGAGCGCAGTCGCTTCACCCGCGACGACGACGGGCGGTGGGTCTACACGGACGGTGCGGAGCCGTAG